Proteins encoded together in one Amblyomma americanum isolate KBUSLIRL-KWMA chromosome 1, ASM5285725v1, whole genome shotgun sequence window:
- the LOC144121642 gene encoding uncharacterized protein LOC144121642 has product MHPIHHKERREKRAEALEKRFKNSKDVLYVDAADYGNGRMALAIGEQSAIALEVASTSAKIIVGASEVAVMNFARSRISPEANRILQTCRDSRKFEIIWAPAHAFLAGNKAAHELARGLTLRAGGLAEGFTGRDRLLCYREITQHYRLGRVKYPPADISLNKSESSTWRRLQTNSFPSPVSCSLYYPGQYSSQCKLCKARADRNHILWECPQAPSEGSIKSLEQWETLLLGSDPEIQLKTVRLAETAARVQGLLAVV; this is encoded by the exons atgcacccaatcCATCACAAGGAACGCAGAGAGAAACGGGCCGAGGCTCTTGAAAAGCGTTTCAAAAACTCGAAGGACGTGCTCTACGTTGATGCTGCAGACTATGGCAACGGCCGCATGGCCCTAGCT ATTGGAGAACAATCTGCCATAGCACTTGAAGTTGCAAGTACTTCAGCCAAAATTATAGTCGGCGCTTCTGAGGTTGCGGTGATGAACTTTGCCAGAAGCAGAATTTCTCCCGAGGCAAACAGAATCCTGCAGACCTGCAGAGATAGCAGAAAATTTGAAATAATCTGGGCACCTGCGCACGCCTTCCTCGCTGGGAACAAGGCGGCCCACGAATTAGCTCGAGGACTTACTTTACGAGCTGGTGGGCTAGCCGAAGGCTTCACGGGGCGGGACCGCTTATTGTGTTACAGAGAGATCACGCAACACTACAGACTAGGACGGGTTAAATATCCTCCGGCTGATATATCCTTAAACAAGAGCGAATCCTCCACTTGGCGTCGCCTGCAAACCAACTCGTTTCCAAGCCCGGTGTCGTGCAGCCTCTACTACCCGGGTCAGTACTCcagccagtgtaagctatgtaaaGCCAGGGCTGATCGTAATCACATTCTGTGGGAATGCCCACAGGCTCCCTCTGAGGGAAGCATAAAGTCTTTAGAACAATGGGAGACCTTATTACTCGGCTCCGATCCGGAGATTCAACTGAAgaccgtccgactggccgaaaccGCCGCTAGGGTCCAAGGACTCCTGGCCGTCGTCTAG